Genomic segment of Tomitella fengzijianii:
TCGGCGACGAAGGCGATAGCCAGCTCGGCGATTTCATCGAGGATTCCGAGGCCATCGTGGCCGTGGACGCCGTCTCGTTCACCCTCCTGCAGGACCAGCTGCGCTCGGTGCTCGAGACGCTCTCCGAGCGCGAGGCGGGCGTCGTGCGGCTGCGCTTCGGCCTCACCGACGGGCAGCCTCGGACGCTCGACGAGATCGGGCAGGTCTACGGGGTCACCCGCGAGCGGATCCGCCAGATCGAGTCCAAGACGATGTCCAAGCTCCGCCACCCGTCGCGCTCACAGGTTCTGCGCGACTATCTCGACTGAGTCGTCGACCGGTTCCGCGGGGCGCGCACCCGCGGAACCGCATGCTCCGGCCGCCTCCCAGTGCACTGGGAGGCGGCCGGATTCGTCCCGTCCCCCGCCCGCCGGACCTGTCGCCGGGCAGATGCTCTCAACGCCCTCTGCGGGACGCCGTCACTCCCCCGCGGGTTCGGAGGACCCGCCCGGTCCGGCACGGAGTTCTCCGTCGCCGCCGGGGTCGCCGGACCGGGTTTCGGCCACGTCCGGCTCCGTGCCCGACAGCCGCTCGGCCCGTGCGCGCCTACGCCGGTTGCGCCGGCGCGCCACCCGGTCCTGCAGGCCCCGCGCGCCGGGTTCGGCCACCTTGGCCAGCACCGGCCCCAGGATCGCCATGATCAGCACGTAGGCACTCGCCATGGCCGCGAGTTCACCGTTGACGGCACCCGCGGCGACCGCCAGACCCGCGATGACGATGGAGAACTCGCCTCGCGCCACCAGCGTGGTGCCGGCACGGAGCTGGCCCATCCTGGCCACGTTGGCGTGCCGCGCCGCGATGACGCCGGTGATGATCTTGGTGACGGTGCTGACCAGCGCCAGCGCCAGCGCCCAGCCGAGCACGGGCGGGATCGTCGCGATGTCCGTGTTGAGCCCGAACACGACGAAGAAGATCGCCGCGAACAGGTCCCGCAGCGGCTCCAGCAGTTTGGCGGCACTGCGGGCGGTCGCACCCGATACCGCGATGCCCAGCAGGAACGCGCCCACCGCCGCGGAGACCTGGAGCGCCTGCGCCAGCCCCGCCACCAACAGCGCGGCACCCAGCATCTTGAGCAGGAACGTCTCTTTGTCCGGGCTGGAGACGAGTGCCGAGACGAACCGCCCG
This window contains:
- a CDS encoding cation:proton antiporter; translation: MDAATLGLLELGGVFFVLGVVGRLAGRIGLSPIPLYLLGGLAFGNGGLISLGDIGDFSDLAADIGVVLLLLLLGLEYSAAELMTGLRRSWFGGVLDVVLNAAPGAGLALLLGWGPVGALVMAGVTYSSSTGIIAKVLLDLGRYGNRETPVVLSILVFEDLAMAVYLPILTAVIGGVSVLGGFEAVGIALLAVSVVLVIALRYGRFVSALVSSPDKETFLLKMLGAALLVAGLAQALQVSAAVGAFLLGIAVSGATARSAAKLLEPLRDLFAAIFFVVFGLNTDIATIPPVLGWALALALVSTVTKIITGVIAARHANVARMGQLRAGTTLVARGEFSIVIAGLAVAAGAVNGELAAMASAYVLIMAILGPVLAKVAEPGARGLQDRVARRRNRRRRARAERLSGTEPDVAETRSGDPGGDGELRAGPGGSSEPAGE